In the genome of Nonlabens sp. MB-3u-79, one region contains:
- a CDS encoding citrate synthase, with amino-acid sequence MADKAILEFDGKKYEFPVITGSEDEKAIEIKTLRSATGGLTTIDPGYKNTGSCISAITFLNGEEGILRYRGYSIEELADKADFLEVAYLLIFGELPTRVELDKFHSDIKAKSHVDEDVKKILDGFPKSAHPMGVLSSLTSALIAFNPASVNADSKEDMYNAIVNIMGKFPVLVAWALRKRTGQPLDYGDDSLGYVDNILKMMFKKPNSEYKIDPVVSNALNKLLILHADHEQNCSTSTVRIVGSSHAGLFASLSAGISALWGPLHGGANQAVLEMLEAIKVDGGDTKKYMAKAKDKNDPFRLMGFGHRVYKNFDPRAKIIKVAADDVLEQLGVDDPILEIAKGLEKEALNDPYFVDRKLYPNVDFYSGIIYRAMGIPVEMFTVMFALGRLPGWIAQWKEMRENKEPIGRPRQVYTGENLRAFKDVSNR; translated from the coding sequence ATGGCAGACAAGGCGATATTAGAGTTTGATGGCAAGAAGTATGAATTTCCTGTAATCACTGGCTCTGAAGATGAAAAGGCAATAGAAATAAAAACGTTGAGAAGTGCAACGGGTGGACTTACTACAATAGATCCTGGTTATAAAAACACAGGGAGTTGTATTAGTGCAATAACCTTTCTAAATGGAGAAGAAGGTATTCTGAGATATCGAGGTTACTCTATAGAAGAGCTAGCTGATAAAGCCGATTTCCTTGAAGTTGCCTACTTATTGATTTTTGGTGAGCTACCTACTCGAGTTGAACTAGATAAATTCCATTCGGATATTAAGGCAAAGTCTCATGTAGATGAAGATGTAAAGAAAATTCTTGATGGTTTTCCTAAGTCTGCTCACCCTATGGGAGTGCTTTCTTCATTGACCAGTGCGCTGATTGCTTTTAATCCAGCTTCTGTAAATGCAGATAGTAAAGAAGATATGTACAATGCTATCGTGAATATTATGGGTAAATTCCCTGTTCTTGTGGCATGGGCATTGAGAAAACGCACAGGACAGCCACTTGATTATGGAGACGATAGTCTAGGTTATGTAGATAACATCCTTAAAATGATGTTTAAAAAACCTAATTCTGAGTACAAAATAGATCCCGTTGTTTCCAACGCACTAAATAAATTATTAATCCTTCATGCTGATCACGAGCAAAACTGTTCTACAAGTACTGTACGTATTGTAGGTTCCTCACATGCAGGTCTTTTTGCAAGTTTAAGTGCTGGTATTTCTGCACTTTGGGGGCCACTTCACGGTGGTGCTAACCAAGCTGTTCTTGAAATGCTAGAAGCGATCAAGGTAGACGGTGGAGATACTAAGAAATACATGGCCAAAGCAAAGGATAAAAATGATCCTTTCCGTTTAATGGGATTCGGCCATAGAGTATATAAAAACTTCGATCCACGTGCTAAGATCATTAAAGTAGCAGCAGATGATGTTCTAGAACAATTAGGTGTAGACGATCCTATTCTAGAAATTGCTAAAGGACTTGAAAAAGAAGCCTTGAATGATCCTTATTTTGTAGACCGTAAATTATATCCTAACGTAGATTTCTATTCAGGTATTATTTACCGTGCTATGGGAATTCCAGTAGAGATGTTTACCGTAATGTTTGCATTAGGTCGTTTGCCGGGATGGATCGCACAATGGAAAGAAATGCGTGAAAACAAAGAGCCTATAGGAAGACCACGTCAGGTATACACTGGTGAGAATCTTAGAGCATTCAAAGACGTTTCAAATAGATAA
- a CDS encoding dimethylarginine dimethylaminohydrolase family protein, which produces MEKINLHVTDETSRLRSVVLGTARSNGPVPSEEDAYDPKSREHIIAGTYPSNEDMVNEMEAVAAVLERYDVSVLRPKQIEDCNQIFTRDIGFVIDNVFVKANILPDREEELDAIQYIVDQMHPDNVIRPPEEVHIEGGDVMLYGDYIFVGTYRGRDYSDHIIARTNVEAVAWLKETFPHKKVVSFNLRKDNLDPYNNALHLDCCFQPIGDGKCIIHRNGFLQEEEYQYLVDFFGRKNCFEITQEEMYHMNSNIFSIAPDVVVSEKNFTRLNAWLRSHGITVEEVPYAEISKQEGLLRCSTLPLIRD; this is translated from the coding sequence ATGGAAAAAATAAACCTTCATGTAACCGACGAGACCTCACGTTTGAGAAGTGTCGTTTTGGGAACCGCACGCAGTAATGGTCCGGTACCATCTGAAGAAGACGCATACGACCCTAAGTCTCGCGAACATATCATTGCGGGAACCTATCCTTCTAATGAGGATATGGTAAATGAAATGGAAGCCGTAGCTGCTGTTCTTGAAAGGTATGATGTCAGCGTCCTGAGACCAAAACAAATTGAAGATTGCAACCAGATCTTTACTAGAGATATAGGTTTTGTGATTGATAATGTGTTTGTAAAAGCAAATATTCTTCCCGATCGAGAAGAAGAACTTGATGCTATCCAGTATATAGTTGATCAAATGCATCCTGATAATGTGATAAGACCACCAGAAGAGGTACATATAGAAGGCGGTGATGTCATGTTGTATGGCGACTATATATTTGTTGGGACGTATAGAGGTAGGGACTATTCAGACCATATCATTGCGCGCACTAACGTAGAGGCTGTAGCCTGGTTAAAAGAAACCTTTCCTCATAAAAAAGTAGTAAGCTTTAACTTGCGCAAGGATAATCTGGATCCTTATAATAATGCCTTACATTTAGATTGTTGTTTCCAGCCAATAGGAGATGGCAAGTGTATCATACATAGAAATGGCTTTTTACAAGAAGAAGAATACCAGTATTTAGTAGATTTCTTTGGACGTAAAAATTGCTTTGAGATTACTCAGGAAGAGATGTATCATATGAATTCAAATATTTTTTCTATCGCACCAGATGTGGTGGTGTCAGAAAAGAATTTTACGAGATTAAACGCTTGGTTGCGCAGCCATGGAATAACCGTAGAAGAAGTTCCTTATGCAGAGATTTCCAAACAAGAAGGACTTTTGAGATGTTCTACCTTACCCTTAATTAGAGACTAG
- the ctlX gene encoding citrulline utilization hydrolase CtlX — MRQITDTILMVRPVQFRSNEETAVNNYYQDGRIKILDQNKKAQDEFDAFAAALEEKGIRVLLVQDQIEFDTPDSIFPNNWISTHENGDIALYPMFAENRRRERRPDAMELMEAEGFQINNVIDYSSAEDEGFFLEGTGSLLLDRVNRKAYCSISPRADEELMIEFCEDFEYTPVIFTAYQSVEDKRLPIYHTNVMMALGENYAVICLDCIDDKKEAKNVLKHLKEDGKEVIVITEDQVNAYAGNMMQVHNDKGERLLVMSDQAYKSLTASQIAKLEKYNEILHPSIATIETLGGGSVRCMMAEVFLPKA; from the coding sequence ATGAGACAGATAACCGATACTATTTTAATGGTACGCCCAGTGCAGTTTCGCTCCAACGAAGAAACTGCGGTAAATAATTATTACCAAGACGGAAGGATTAAGATCCTAGATCAAAATAAAAAAGCACAAGATGAATTTGATGCTTTTGCAGCAGCCTTAGAAGAAAAAGGGATACGTGTTTTATTGGTACAAGATCAAATAGAATTTGATACCCCAGATTCCATTTTTCCGAACAACTGGATTTCTACCCATGAAAATGGAGATATAGCCTTATATCCCATGTTTGCAGAAAACAGACGTCGGGAAAGAAGACCAGATGCCATGGAATTAATGGAGGCTGAAGGTTTTCAAATCAACAACGTTATCGATTACAGCAGTGCTGAGGACGAAGGTTTCTTTCTCGAAGGTACCGGGAGCTTATTACTCGACCGAGTTAATCGCAAAGCATATTGCAGCATTTCACCAAGAGCAGATGAAGAACTGATGATCGAATTCTGTGAAGACTTTGAATACACACCAGTAATTTTCACCGCTTATCAAAGCGTAGAAGACAAACGGCTGCCTATTTATCATACCAACGTAATGATGGCTTTAGGAGAAAATTACGCAGTGATTTGCTTGGACTGTATAGATGATAAAAAAGAGGCTAAAAATGTGCTCAAACACCTTAAGGAAGACGGTAAAGAAGTGATTGTTATTACAGAAGATCAAGTCAATGCCTATGCGGGTAATATGATGCAGGTACACAATGATAAAGGCGAGCGCCTACTAGTTATGAGTGATCAAGCTTATAAGTCGCTTACAGCTTCTCAAATCGCTAAACTAGAAAAGTACAACGAGATCCTCCATCCTTCTATTGCAACTATAGAAACATTAGGCGGTGGCTCGGTAAGATGTATGATGGCTGAGGTGTTTTTACCTAAGGCATAA
- a CDS encoding SDR family oxidoreductase: MKVLLTGANGYIGVRLLYELLKEDHEVVCAVRSAARLSVPQEIKDQIEIIEIDFLKAPADHVLPKDIDAAYYLIHSMSSSTDNFDQMEADSAERFVELIQQTNCQQVIYLSGIVNEEQLSKHLLSRKRVEDILYTGDFHLTVLRAGIIVGSGSSSFEIVRDLCEKLPVMVTPKWVNTKTHPIAIRNVMSFLMGVLGREDCYDQSFDIGGKSILTYKKMMTGYAENRDLKLYIFTIPVMTPKLSSYWLYFVTSTSYKLAQNLVDSMAIEVIASKNDLAERLGIELYDYQEALDMAFAKIEQNQVVSSWKDSMVSGRFKRSLNKYKKVPSYGCLKDAQQLETSDAAAALERIWSIGGKNGYYYANFLWKIRGAVDKLFGGVGLRRGRTNADKIYAGDALDFWRVLVADKEEKRLLLFAEMKVPGEAWLEFEIDEHNVVHQTATFRPRGLWGRLYWYSMLPFHYFIFSGMIRHIATGK, translated from the coding sequence ATGAAAGTATTACTTACAGGAGCTAACGGTTATATAGGCGTACGCCTTCTTTATGAATTATTAAAAGAGGATCACGAGGTTGTTTGTGCGGTGCGCAGTGCTGCAAGACTCTCTGTACCTCAAGAGATCAAAGACCAAATTGAAATTATAGAAATTGATTTTCTCAAAGCACCTGCAGATCATGTGTTACCTAAGGATATTGATGCCGCGTATTATTTGATCCACTCTATGTCCTCTAGTACCGATAATTTTGATCAAATGGAAGCCGATAGTGCCGAGCGTTTTGTGGAGCTGATTCAGCAAACCAATTGTCAACAGGTCATTTATCTTTCTGGAATTGTCAATGAAGAACAACTAAGTAAGCATTTGCTTTCGCGAAAGCGAGTAGAAGACATACTCTATACCGGTGATTTTCATCTGACCGTTTTACGAGCAGGGATAATTGTTGGTAGCGGTAGCTCCTCCTTTGAGATCGTGCGAGATCTTTGTGAAAAACTACCCGTAATGGTTACTCCTAAATGGGTCAACACTAAAACACATCCTATTGCAATACGTAATGTTATGAGTTTTTTAATGGGTGTTTTAGGAAGAGAAGATTGTTACGACCAGAGCTTTGATATAGGCGGGAAAAGTATACTGACCTATAAAAAAATGATGACCGGGTATGCTGAGAATAGAGATCTAAAACTTTACATATTTACCATTCCAGTAATGACTCCTAAGCTCAGTAGCTATTGGCTATATTTTGTAACCAGCACCAGTTATAAATTGGCTCAAAACCTGGTCGACAGTATGGCGATAGAAGTTATTGCCTCAAAAAATGACCTGGCAGAAAGATTAGGTATTGAACTATACGACTATCAAGAGGCACTGGATATGGCATTTGCAAAAATTGAGCAAAACCAAGTGGTAAGCAGCTGGAAAGACTCGATGGTGAGTGGCAGATTTAAGCGCAGTCTCAATAAATATAAAAAGGTGCCTAGCTATGGGTGTCTTAAAGATGCACAGCAACTAGAAACCTCAGATGCTGCAGCGGCTTTGGAACGTATCTGGTCCATAGGCGGCAAGAACGGATACTACTACGCTAATTTTTTATGGAAAATACGCGGTGCTGTAGACAAGCTTTTTGGAGGTGTAGGATTAAGACGTGGTCGCACAAATGCTGACAAAATATACGCTGGAGATGCGCTGGACTTTTGGCGTGTGTTGGTGGCAGATAAAGAAGAGAAAAGACTGTTGCTTTTTGCCGAAATGAAAGTGCCAGGAGAAGCTTGGCTAGAATTTGAGATCGATGAGCATAATGTCGTACATCAAACAGCTACTTTTAGACCAAGAGGTCTTTGGGGAAGGCTGTATTGGTATTCTATGCTCCCATTCCATTACTTTATTTTTTCTGGAATGATCAGGCATATTGCGACTGGCAAATAA
- a CDS encoding ABC transporter permease/M1 family aminopeptidase, with product MLFLLSVTISAIAVGVFDSDNVTVTSAIKLNGAVGIYSLLGFFAILSYLLIPSIIGGTIQRDFKNNMHNVLYSYPLTKWNYLLAKFGAGMTMSILVVIASLIGITIGFYLPGANEELVGPFKIMNYLQPFLVYIIPNIFFYGAIVFAITAFLRNVNIGFMFVLVMIILQLAAQSSVPTMDDSYWVELLEPTGDSATYAQIKYWTPEEQSTQLIPVEGTLLYNRLIWLGISLLVFTGVLFGFNFSQNPSSLSLFRKKSQRVTKKNFGTIEKVVMPTARQDLSFFGQLKTSWIIAKSDISYIVIGWPFIIIGSVAFAFSLLTMLITGQQYGTDILPKTWVMLEFAGGIFSVFSYLLIFLYSGLIMDRAKAAHLNQLVDATPTKNWTLLLSKFIAMLFMVATILLIVILSGIIIQSYNGFFEFELPLYFFDLYVINIWDFIPWILMSLLIHTLIKNKWVGLIVLLVLAIGIPPLLGAIGVQQSQFIFNQGAGSPSPSDMNGYGSGLARYFTYRVYWFLLGIALFALSVLFYRRGMDTNMMERFAFAKARLSKSLIAILAVSLIGFFAIGGYIWKVNNVDNKQISGKEQEEMRVNYEKELSKFAKTPQPRLVAVNTFMDVFPDTRDFKAGATYTFVNQTNITIDTLHVNYPDRPTTIDLDRETEIVYDQEDYDYRMYQFKNPLQPGDTLIMKFTTENKPNTFFDNNSPVVDNGTFINNSIFPSIGYNDQGEIRNTQIRKKYNLPPKDRLPEPDAPGARDNNYIGGNSDWIDFEATVSTSNDQIAIAPGYLMKEWEEDGRKYFYYKMDSKILNFYAFLSGRYDVRREKHNGIKLEIYYHPDHIYNVDRMMNGLKDGLDYYNDNYTPYQHKQVRIIEFPRTGGGFAQAFPNTIPFSEAIGFIADVDDDDNDNVDYPFSVTAHELAHQWWAHQVIGANAKGATLLSESLSEYSSLKVLEKTNGKEQMRKFLKVAMDGYLLGRTVEQIKENPLMYNENQQYIHYQKGSLVLYAMSDYLGEKKFNNVIKRFAEKYQFKGAPYPVATEFVDDIRAVTPDSLQYLITDMFETITLYDNKVKKANYTELPDGKYLVSIDAVVTKYRADEKGKSVYKNMSGDSLSFTPEGRNRALQSLPLADYIEVGVFGEEDEKTGIEKVLYLKKMKITDISNTFDIVVDSKPVEAGIDPYNKLIDRNSDDNRSLLNEKKNNN from the coding sequence GTGCTTTTTTTATTATCTGTAACTATTTCCGCCATTGCAGTGGGTGTTTTTGACAGTGATAATGTCACCGTAACAAGTGCCATTAAACTTAATGGTGCTGTAGGAATCTACAGTTTGTTGGGCTTTTTTGCTATACTATCTTATTTACTGATTCCGTCCATAATAGGTGGAACCATACAACGAGATTTTAAGAATAACATGCATAATGTGTTGTATTCTTATCCATTGACAAAATGGAATTATTTATTGGCCAAATTTGGCGCTGGTATGACTATGAGCATTTTAGTAGTTATTGCGAGTTTGATAGGTATTACTATAGGATTTTACTTGCCTGGAGCAAATGAAGAACTAGTAGGTCCATTCAAGATCATGAATTACCTGCAACCGTTCTTGGTTTACATTATTCCTAATATATTTTTCTACGGCGCTATTGTTTTTGCTATAACCGCCTTTTTACGAAATGTGAATATAGGATTTATGTTTGTACTGGTCATGATCATCCTACAATTAGCAGCTCAATCTAGCGTCCCAACTATGGACGACTCTTACTGGGTAGAATTGCTAGAACCTACGGGAGATAGCGCGACTTATGCACAAATCAAATACTGGACACCCGAAGAACAGAGCACACAATTGATTCCCGTAGAAGGAACTTTACTATACAACCGTTTGATCTGGTTAGGGATTTCATTACTGGTATTCACTGGTGTTTTATTTGGCTTCAATTTCTCTCAAAATCCTTCAAGTTTATCTCTTTTTAGAAAAAAATCTCAACGGGTGACCAAGAAGAATTTTGGTACTATAGAAAAAGTGGTTATGCCTACTGCTAGGCAGGATTTATCATTTTTTGGACAGCTTAAAACTTCGTGGATTATCGCAAAATCAGATATTTCATATATTGTTATAGGATGGCCATTTATCATCATTGGCTCTGTAGCCTTTGCTTTTTCATTGCTAACTATGTTGATTACAGGACAACAATATGGAACAGATATATTACCTAAAACATGGGTGATGCTGGAATTTGCAGGTGGAATTTTTAGTGTTTTCTCTTATTTATTGATCTTTTTATACAGTGGTTTGATAATGGACCGTGCAAAAGCCGCACACCTCAATCAACTGGTAGATGCAACACCTACTAAAAACTGGACCCTATTGCTCTCTAAGTTTATAGCCATGCTATTTATGGTAGCGACCATTTTGCTCATTGTCATTTTGAGTGGTATCATCATACAGTCTTATAATGGATTCTTTGAGTTTGAATTGCCCTTGTACTTCTTTGATTTATATGTGATAAATATATGGGATTTCATTCCTTGGATTTTAATGTCGCTGCTCATTCATACCCTAATAAAAAACAAATGGGTAGGGTTAATTGTTTTATTAGTTCTAGCCATAGGGATTCCTCCATTATTGGGTGCGATAGGTGTTCAACAAAGCCAGTTTATATTCAATCAAGGCGCAGGTTCTCCTAGCCCTAGTGACATGAATGGTTATGGTAGTGGATTAGCTCGTTATTTTACTTATAGAGTCTATTGGTTTTTATTAGGTATTGCATTATTTGCACTTTCTGTCTTGTTCTACCGTCGTGGAATGGATACGAATATGATGGAACGTTTCGCTTTCGCGAAAGCAAGATTATCAAAGTCACTTATAGCAATACTAGCAGTTTCTTTGATAGGATTCTTTGCAATAGGTGGCTACATCTGGAAAGTAAACAATGTAGATAACAAGCAAATCTCTGGGAAAGAACAAGAAGAAATGAGGGTCAACTATGAAAAGGAGTTAAGCAAATTTGCTAAAACACCTCAACCTCGATTAGTTGCAGTAAACACCTTTATGGATGTTTTTCCTGACACTAGAGACTTTAAAGCTGGTGCGACATACACCTTTGTAAATCAAACAAATATCACCATAGATACATTACACGTCAACTATCCTGACCGACCTACTACTATTGATCTAGATAGAGAGACTGAAATCGTTTATGATCAAGAAGATTACGATTATAGGATGTATCAATTTAAAAATCCTTTGCAGCCTGGTGATACATTGATCATGAAGTTTACAACCGAGAACAAACCCAATACATTCTTTGACAATAATTCTCCAGTAGTAGATAATGGAACATTTATCAACAACAGCATATTTCCTTCTATAGGCTATAACGATCAAGGCGAAATACGCAATACACAAATACGTAAGAAGTACAATTTACCTCCTAAAGACCGCTTACCAGAACCCGATGCTCCAGGTGCTAGAGACAACAATTATATAGGCGGCAATAGCGACTGGATAGACTTTGAGGCTACTGTGAGTACTTCAAACGACCAAATTGCCATTGCACCAGGCTATCTAATGAAAGAATGGGAAGAAGATGGACGCAAATACTTTTATTATAAAATGGATTCTAAAATCCTGAACTTCTACGCTTTCTTAAGCGGTCGCTACGATGTGAGAAGAGAGAAACATAATGGAATAAAACTTGAAATCTATTACCATCCAGATCACATTTATAACGTAGATCGCATGATGAATGGTTTAAAGGATGGATTAGATTATTATAATGATAACTACACACCATATCAACACAAACAAGTGCGTATCATTGAATTCCCTAGAACTGGTGGGGGCTTTGCCCAAGCATTCCCTAACACCATTCCTTTCAGTGAAGCTATAGGCTTTATAGCAGATGTAGATGATGATGACAATGACAATGTAGATTATCCGTTTAGTGTTACTGCTCATGAGTTAGCGCATCAGTGGTGGGCGCATCAAGTGATAGGTGCCAATGCCAAAGGGGCTACGCTTTTATCAGAAAGTCTATCGGAGTATAGTTCGCTTAAAGTTTTAGAAAAAACAAATGGTAAAGAACAAATGCGCAAGTTTCTTAAAGTTGCCATGGATGGCTACCTTTTAGGTAGAACAGTAGAGCAAATAAAGGAGAACCCTTTGATGTATAATGAAAACCAACAATACATTCATTATCAAAAAGGTTCTTTAGTACTTTACGCGATGAGCGATTATCTAGGAGAGAAAAAATTCAATAATGTAATTAAGAGATTTGCCGAAAAGTATCAGTTCAAAGGTGCTCCTTATCCTGTAGCTACAGAATTTGTAGATGACATTAGAGCCGTAACGCCAGACTCTTTGCAATATCTAATTACCGATATGTTCGAGACCATAACCTTATATGATAACAAAGTAAAAAAAGCGAATTATACAGAATTACCAGATGGCAAATATCTGGTATCTATTGATGCTGTAGTTACTAAGTATAGAGCTGATGAGAAAGGGAAGTCTGTTTATAAGAATATGTCTGGTGACAGTCTTTCTTTTACTCCTGAAGGAAGAAACAGAGCCTTACAGTCCTTACCACTAGCTGATTATATAGAAGTAGGAGTTTTTGGTGAAGAAGATGAAAAAACAGGAATAGAAAAAGTGCTTTATTTAAAGAAAATGAAAATAACTGATATTTCAAACACTTTTGATATTGTGGTAGACTCTAAACCTGTGGAGGCAGGAATAGACCCTTACAACAAATTGATTGATAGAAACAGTGATGATAACCGCTCACTTTTGAATGAGAAAAAAAATAATAATTAG
- a CDS encoding ABC transporter ATP-binding protein — MILSLKNVSKTYPNGVKALDDVSIDINAGMFGLLGPNGAGKSSLMRTIATLQSPDSGSIHLDGLDILNNKIEFRKTLGYLPQEFGVYPKMSAYDLLHYFASLKGITSKSERNAIVAKALEVTNLTDVQHKHVAGYSGGMKQRFGIAQLLLNDPQLIIVDEPTAGLDPAERHRFLNVLREIGTNHIVIFSTHIVDDVKELCTDMAILNGGKILAQATPKQMVAELVDKIWTTTVERDAIEQMQKDFNVISSNYNEDNKLNVRVYGETSPGDAFAKAQPSLEDVYFTTLSNDKFIAETENA, encoded by the coding sequence ATGATTCTTAGTTTAAAGAATGTATCCAAGACCTACCCTAATGGTGTAAAAGCACTAGATGATGTATCTATAGATATCAATGCAGGGATGTTTGGTCTCTTAGGCCCTAACGGTGCTGGTAAATCTTCTCTGATGAGAACTATTGCTACGTTACAGTCTCCTGATTCAGGCAGCATACATTTAGATGGTTTAGACATTTTAAACAACAAGATTGAATTTAGAAAGACCTTAGGTTATTTGCCACAGGAATTTGGTGTATATCCTAAAATGAGTGCGTATGATTTGTTGCATTATTTTGCCAGTTTAAAAGGGATCACTAGTAAATCAGAGCGCAATGCTATTGTAGCCAAAGCTCTTGAAGTAACTAACCTTACTGATGTACAACACAAACATGTCGCAGGATATTCTGGAGGTATGAAACAACGTTTTGGCATCGCTCAACTTTTATTGAACGACCCTCAATTAATCATTGTTGATGAACCTACCGCAGGACTTGATCCAGCAGAGCGTCACCGTTTCCTAAACGTATTACGGGAAATAGGAACCAACCACATCGTTATTTTCTCTACCCACATTGTAGATGATGTCAAGGAATTATGTACCGACATGGCGATATTGAATGGTGGGAAGATATTGGCTCAAGCAACTCCTAAGCAAATGGTGGCTGAGCTGGTAGATAAAATCTGGACAACAACGGTAGAAAGAGACGCTATCGAGCAAATGCAAAAAGACTTCAACGTCATTTCTTCTAATTACAATGAGGATAATAAATTAAATGTACGTGTCTATGGCGAAACAAGTCCTGGTGACGCTTTCGCAAAGGCGCAACCATCATTAGAAGATGTTTACTTCACCACATTGAGCAATGATAAATTCATTGCCGAAACAGAAAACGCCTAA
- the argS gene encoding arginine--tRNA ligase: MTLFQQLEKATKEAVKSIFSIELEQVEITLTRKDQNGDYTIMVFPMLRHIKGNPAAIGEQIGTYLKEKTDLITAIEVIKGFLNISVSSTAFLIDFNRILNHEKYGTTEVDATQPGVMVEYSSPNTNKPLHLGHVRNNLLGYSVANIIKATGRKVNKTQIINDRGIHICKSMLAWEQYANGETPESTGLKGDKLVGNYYVKFNQEYKKEIAVLISNGKTEEEAKKEAPSLIAAQQMLQKWEQGDAEVVALWEKMNAWVYDGFKTTYQNLGVDFDSLYYESDTYLLGKDVVQQGLDKGVFEKDPDGSVWIDLTEDGLDRKIVLRSDGTSVYMTQDIGTAIQRVKDHDINSMVYTVGNEQDYHFKVLFLILKKLGFDWAENLYHLSYGMVELPSGKMKSREGTVVDADELMEEMTSTAKAIALEQGKLEGLSEQEKERLYDMIGLGALKYFMLKVDPKRSMLFDPVESVDFQGNTGPFIQYTHARIKSILQKTGFDSTKLNSATNLELTDKDTAVIMSLQQFPEVIQSAADKYSPALVANYVYELVKEFNSFYQNVPKIVEEENADLKQFRLLLCYKTAAVVKSACALLGIEVPEQM, from the coding sequence ATGACGCTGTTTCAACAACTAGAAAAGGCTACGAAGGAAGCTGTAAAATCCATTTTTTCTATAGAGTTAGAACAGGTGGAGATTACGCTTACGCGAAAGGATCAAAACGGAGACTATACCATCATGGTATTTCCTATGTTGCGTCATATTAAAGGCAATCCAGCTGCGATAGGCGAGCAAATTGGAACCTATTTAAAAGAAAAAACAGACTTGATCACTGCTATCGAAGTCATTAAAGGATTCCTGAATATCAGCGTTTCCTCAACAGCCTTCTTGATAGATTTTAATCGCATACTCAACCATGAGAAGTACGGCACGACTGAAGTAGATGCTACACAACCAGGTGTGATGGTGGAATACAGTTCGCCTAATACCAACAAGCCACTTCACTTAGGACACGTTAGAAATAACTTGTTAGGTTATTCGGTAGCTAATATTATTAAGGCTACGGGTCGTAAAGTCAATAAAACACAGATCATCAACGATCGCGGTATTCATATTTGTAAATCCATGCTGGCTTGGGAGCAATATGCAAATGGAGAGACACCAGAATCTACAGGTTTAAAAGGCGATAAACTAGTTGGGAACTATTACGTTAAGTTTAATCAAGAATATAAAAAGGAAATAGCGGTACTTATTTCAAATGGTAAGACTGAAGAAGAAGCAAAGAAAGAAGCTCCTTCTTTAATAGCGGCTCAACAAATGCTTCAAAAATGGGAGCAAGGCGATGCTGAGGTAGTAGCACTTTGGGAAAAAATGAACGCATGGGTATATGATGGTTTTAAAACCACTTACCAAAATTTAGGAGTTGATTTTGATAGCTTGTATTACGAGAGTGACACCTACTTATTAGGTAAAGACGTCGTTCAACAAGGACTGGATAAAGGCGTGTTTGAAAAAGACCCGGATGGATCGGTATGGATCGATCTTACTGAAGATGGACTGGATCGTAAAATAGTATTGCGCAGTGATGGCACCTCCGTTTATATGACACAAGATATAGGAACTGCTATACAGCGCGTAAAAGATCACGACATCAATTCTATGGTGTATACCGTAGGTAACGAGCAGGATTATCACTTTAAAGTACTCTTTCTTATCCTAAAGAAACTAGGTTTTGATTGGGCAGAGAACTTGTACCACCTGAGTTATGGAATGGTAGAGCTTCCATCTGGAAAAATGAAGTCCAGGGAAGGAACTGTAGTTGATGCCGACGAGTTGATGGAAGAAATGACGTCCACTGCTAAAGCCATTGCACTAGAACAAGGTAAGCTAGAAGGGCTTTCTGAACAGGAGAAAGAACGACTCTACGACATGATCGGTTTAGGAGCTTTAAAGTACTTTATGCTGAAAGTGGATCCTAAGAGAAGCATGTTGTTTGATCCAGTGGAATCCGTAGATTTTCAAGGGAATACTGGCCCTTTTATTCAATATACGCATGCGCGTATCAAATCTATTTTACAGAAAACCGGATTTGATTCGACTAAATTAAATAGCGCAACCAATTTAGAATTGACCGATAAGGACACGGCAGTAATCATGTCTTTACAACAGTTTCCAGAAGTGATTCAGAGCGCAGCAGATAAATACAGTCCAGCACTAGTAGCAAATTATGTATACGAACTGGTCAAAGAATTCAATTCCTTTTATCAAAATGTACCCAAAATTGTAGAAGAAGAAAACGCCGACTTAAAGCAATTCCGTTTGTTGTTGTGTTATAAAACGGCAGCGGTTGTAAAAAGCGCTTGTGCCTTATTGGGAATCGAAGTTCCTGAGCAAATGTAA